A single Lactuca sativa cultivar Salinas chromosome 8, Lsat_Salinas_v11, whole genome shotgun sequence DNA region contains:
- the LOC111893715 gene encoding plasmodesmata-located protein 2 isoform X2 gives MASPASHKFPSMASPASHFLLHILFLFLHFPSPFAAAGLTNLVYKGCANQNFQDPIASENLKTLFTALVAQSSTTNFYKATSGGNEQPTTSITGLYQCRGDLSNTDCNSCVIKLPNTIQKVCDRDTIAARVQLVGCYMRYEVIGFQQVPATELLYKQCGSRRAGGSGFSERLEAALSLIPKGVSNGKGYYAGGYQSVYVLGQCEGDLGGGDCVNCVKKAAEIGRTECQSSISGRIFLQQCYISYTYYPDGVPGADGGVGVGGVETGATETGGGGGGGRNNTEKTVAIVFGGLAGLGLVVAFLLVLKSAFKKKKEHYSYGGDH, from the exons ATGGCTTCACCGGCAAGTCACAAATTCCCTTCAATGGCTTCACCGGCAAGTCATTTCCTCCTCCATATCCTCTTCCTCTTCCTTCATTTTCCTTCCCCGTTTGCCGCCGCGGGTCTCACAAACTTAGTTTACAAGGGCTGTGCAAACCAGAACTTCCAAGACCCAATTGCCTCCGAAAACCTCAAAACCCTTTTCACAGCCCTCGTTGCTCAATCTTCCACCACGAATTTCTACAAAGCAACATCCGGTGGAAATGAGCAACCAACTACATCCATCACCGGCCTCTACCAGTGCCGTGGTGATCTATCGAACACCGACTGCAACAGCTGCGTGATAAAACTCCCGAACACCATCCAAAAAGTTTGCGACAGAGACACCATTGCCGCCCGAGTCCAGCTCGTTGGATGCTACATGAGATACGAGGTTATCGGATTCCAACAGGTTCCGGCGACTGAGCTCCTGTATAAACAGTGCGGTTCCCGTCGTGCTGGTGGATCCGGGTTCAGTGAGAGGCTCGAGGCAGCGTTGTCGCTTATACCGAAGGGTGTTTCCAACGGAAAAGGGTATTATGCCGGTGGGTATCAGTCCGTTTACGTGTTGGGGCAGTGCGAAGGTGATTTGGGAGGTGGggactgtgtgaactgtgtgaaAAAAGCCGCGGAGATTGGTAGGACCGAGTGTCAAAGCTCTATCTCCGGCCGCATTTTTCTTCAGCAGTGTTACATTAGCTACACATATTACCCCGACGGAGTCCCCGGCGCCG ATGGTGGAGTCGGAGTTGGTGGTGTTGAAACAGGGGCGACTGAGACAGGTGGTGGCGGCGGCGGCGGTAGAAACAACACAGAGAAGACGGTGGCGATTGTTTTCGGTGGGCTGGCGGGGCTAGGGCTGGTGGTTGCTTTCTTATTGGTTCTAAAATCAGCTTTTAAAAAGAAGAAAGAACACTACTCTTATGGAG GTGACCATTGA
- the LOC111893715 gene encoding plasmodesmata-located protein 2 isoform X1 has product MASPASHKFPSMASPASHFLLHILFLFLHFPSPFAAAGLTNLVYKGCANQNFQDPIASENLKTLFTALVAQSSTTNFYKATSGGNEQPTTSITGLYQCRGDLSNTDCNSCVIKLPNTIQKVCDRDTIAARVQLVGCYMRYEVIGFQQVPATELLYKQCGSRRAGGSGFSERLEAALSLIPKGVSNGKGYYAGGYQSVYVLGQCEGDLGGGDCVNCVKKAAEIGRTECQSSISGRIFLQQCYISYTYYPDGVPGAVDGGVGVGGVETGATETGGGGGGGRNNTEKTVAIVFGGLAGLGLVVAFLLVLKSAFKKKKEHYSYGGDH; this is encoded by the exons ATGGCTTCACCGGCAAGTCACAAATTCCCTTCAATGGCTTCACCGGCAAGTCATTTCCTCCTCCATATCCTCTTCCTCTTCCTTCATTTTCCTTCCCCGTTTGCCGCCGCGGGTCTCACAAACTTAGTTTACAAGGGCTGTGCAAACCAGAACTTCCAAGACCCAATTGCCTCCGAAAACCTCAAAACCCTTTTCACAGCCCTCGTTGCTCAATCTTCCACCACGAATTTCTACAAAGCAACATCCGGTGGAAATGAGCAACCAACTACATCCATCACCGGCCTCTACCAGTGCCGTGGTGATCTATCGAACACCGACTGCAACAGCTGCGTGATAAAACTCCCGAACACCATCCAAAAAGTTTGCGACAGAGACACCATTGCCGCCCGAGTCCAGCTCGTTGGATGCTACATGAGATACGAGGTTATCGGATTCCAACAGGTTCCGGCGACTGAGCTCCTGTATAAACAGTGCGGTTCCCGTCGTGCTGGTGGATCCGGGTTCAGTGAGAGGCTCGAGGCAGCGTTGTCGCTTATACCGAAGGGTGTTTCCAACGGAAAAGGGTATTATGCCGGTGGGTATCAGTCCGTTTACGTGTTGGGGCAGTGCGAAGGTGATTTGGGAGGTGGggactgtgtgaactgtgtgaaAAAAGCCGCGGAGATTGGTAGGACCGAGTGTCAAAGCTCTATCTCCGGCCGCATTTTTCTTCAGCAGTGTTACATTAGCTACACATATTACCCCGACGGAGTCCCCGGCGCCG TAGATGGTGGAGTCGGAGTTGGTGGTGTTGAAACAGGGGCGACTGAGACAGGTGGTGGCGGCGGCGGCGGTAGAAACAACACAGAGAAGACGGTGGCGATTGTTTTCGGTGGGCTGGCGGGGCTAGGGCTGGTGGTTGCTTTCTTATTGGTTCTAAAATCAGCTTTTAAAAAGAAGAAAGAACACTACTCTTATGGAG GTGACCATTGA